A region of Heliangelus exortis chromosome 4, bHelExo1.hap1, whole genome shotgun sequence DNA encodes the following proteins:
- the ING2 gene encoding inhibitor of growth protein 2 isoform X1: MCCWRGGMMLAGPQLVAGPAAPGGERARLLSLYVQDYLECVESLPLDIQRNASLLREMDTQCQEALKEIDDVYEKYKSENDPVQKKRLQQHLQRALINSQELGDEKIQIVTQMLELVENRARQMETHSQCFQDLSENEKPLEKAKMESCQPERSSRRPRRQRTSESRDLCHIANGIDDCDDQPPKEKRSKSSKKKKRSKAKQEREVSPVEFAIDPNEPTYCLCNQVSYGEMIGCDNEQCPIEWFHFSCVGLTYKPKGKWYCPKCRGDNEKTMDKCTDKSKKDRRSRDEYHR; encoded by the exons ATGTGCTGCTGGCGCGGGGGGATGATGCTGGCGGGGCCGCAGCTGGTGGCGGGGCCGGCGGCGCCGGGCGGGGAGCGGGCCCGGCTGCTCTCCCTCTACGTGCAGGACTATCTGGAGTGCGTCGAGTCGCTGCCGCTGGACATCCAGCGCAACGCCTCGCTGCTGCGGGAGATGGACACGCAGTGCCAAG AAGCATTAAAAGAAATAGATGATGTCTATGAAAAATACAAGTCAGAAAATGATCCTGTTCAGAAGAAACGCttgcagcagcatcttcagcGTGCGTTAATCAACAGCCAAGAACTTGGAgatgaaaaaattcaaatagtCACTCAGATGCTAGAACTGGTAGAGAATAGAGCCCGGCAAATGGAAACACACTCTCAGTGTTTTCAAGATCTGTCTGAGAATGAAAAGCCTCTAGAAAAGGCAAAGATGGAGTCCTGCCAGCCAGAGAGATCTTCACGGAGACCTCGTCGCCAGCGAACCAGTGAAAGCCGTGATCTGTGCCATATAGCAAACGGTATTGATGACTGCGATGATCAGCCACCTAAAGAGAAAAGATCTAAAtcttccaagaagaaaaaacgCTCCAAAGCCAAACAAGAGAGAGAGGTTTCACCTGTAGAATTCGCAATTGATCCCAATGAACCAACTTACTGCTTATGCAACCAAGTGTCTTATGGCGAAATGATAGGATGTGATAATGAACAGTGTCCTATTGAGTGGTTCCACTTTTCGTGTGTTGGACTCACCTATAAACCAAAAGGGAAATGGTATTGCCCCAAGTGCAGAGGAGACAATGAGAAAACGATGGACAAATGTACTGACAAATCAAAAAAGGATAGAAGATCGAG GGATGAATATCACCGgtga
- the ING2 gene encoding inhibitor of growth protein 2 isoform X2 produces MCCWRGGMMLAGPQLVAGPAAPGGERARLLSLYVQDYLECVESLPLDIQRNASLLREMDTQCQEALKEIDDVYEKYKSENDPVQKKRLQQHLQRALINSQELGDEKIQIVTQMLELVENRARQMETHSQCFQDLSENEKPLEKAKMESCQPERSSRRPRRQRTSESRDLCHIANGIDDCDDQPPKEKRSKSSKKKKRSKAKQEREVSPVEFAIDPNEPTYCLCNQVSYGEMIGCDNEQCPIEWFHFSCVGLTYKPKGKWYCPKCRGDNEKTMDKCTDKSKKDRRSR; encoded by the exons ATGTGCTGCTGGCGCGGGGGGATGATGCTGGCGGGGCCGCAGCTGGTGGCGGGGCCGGCGGCGCCGGGCGGGGAGCGGGCCCGGCTGCTCTCCCTCTACGTGCAGGACTATCTGGAGTGCGTCGAGTCGCTGCCGCTGGACATCCAGCGCAACGCCTCGCTGCTGCGGGAGATGGACACGCAGTGCCAAG AAGCATTAAAAGAAATAGATGATGTCTATGAAAAATACAAGTCAGAAAATGATCCTGTTCAGAAGAAACGCttgcagcagcatcttcagcGTGCGTTAATCAACAGCCAAGAACTTGGAgatgaaaaaattcaaatagtCACTCAGATGCTAGAACTGGTAGAGAATAGAGCCCGGCAAATGGAAACACACTCTCAGTGTTTTCAAGATCTGTCTGAGAATGAAAAGCCTCTAGAAAAGGCAAAGATGGAGTCCTGCCAGCCAGAGAGATCTTCACGGAGACCTCGTCGCCAGCGAACCAGTGAAAGCCGTGATCTGTGCCATATAGCAAACGGTATTGATGACTGCGATGATCAGCCACCTAAAGAGAAAAGATCTAAAtcttccaagaagaaaaaacgCTCCAAAGCCAAACAAGAGAGAGAGGTTTCACCTGTAGAATTCGCAATTGATCCCAATGAACCAACTTACTGCTTATGCAACCAAGTGTCTTATGGCGAAATGATAGGATGTGATAATGAACAGTGTCCTATTGAGTGGTTCCACTTTTCGTGTGTTGGACTCACCTATAAACCAAAAGGGAAATGGTATTGCCCCAAGTGCAGAGGAGACAATGAGAAAACGATGGACAAATGTACTGACAAATCAAAAAAGGATAGAAGATCGAGGTAG